A window of the Oryza brachyantha chromosome 5, ObraRS2, whole genome shotgun sequence genome harbors these coding sequences:
- the LOC102707123 gene encoding solute carrier family 35 member F2-like isoform X2: MEIKSKPWNMLFLVFLGQLVSFSMAVCSFVTSEISSLGADARLTQSFFSYLLLALVYGAILLHRQQKLLIPWYWYLALVFIDVQGNCLAIKAYHYSYITSVNLLNCCTIPWVMILTRFALGTRYSFWQFVGAGTCMAGLALVLLSDSNYSDMQDASKRPLWGDALIIAATFCFAFSNVGEEYCVKNKDKIEFVAMLGILGMLVTGIQLSLFERKNIEAINWSPTMISLFIGFAVASLVFSTITPCVLKVNWLYYLAYAVVPIGLIIYSMNESSDDEKAPSTMETETQYEQLS; encoded by the exons ATGGAGATCAAGAGCAAGCCATGGAACATGTTGTTCCTAGTCTTCCTCGGGCAGCTAGTCTCCTTTTCCATGGCAGTATGCAGCTTTGTCACATCTGAGATTTCTAGCCTCG GAGCCGATGCACGACTTACACAGTCATTCTTTTCGTACCTGCTGCTGGCTCTAGTTTATGGAGCAATTCTCCTGCATCGACAACAAAAGTTACTA ATACCATGGTATTGGTACCTCGCCCTGGTCTTCATCGATGTCCAGGGAAATTGTCTAG CGATCAAGGCATACCACTACTCATACATAACCAGCGTAAACTTGTTGAACTGTTGCACCATCCCATGGGTCATGATCCTCACCAGGTTTGCACTAGGGACGAGATATTCTTTCTGGCAATTTGTAGGAGCAGGGACTTGCATGGCTGGACTTGCCCTGGTACTCCTCTCAGACTCAAATTATTCAGATATGCAGG ATGCAAGTAAAAGACCACTTTGGGGGGATGCCCTTATCATTGCTGCAACATTTTGTTTTGCGTTTAGCAACGTCGGGGAG GAATACTGTGTCAAGAATAAAGACAAAATTGAATTTGTTGCAATGCTTGGAATACTCGGGATGCTTGTCACTGGAATTCAGCT ATCTCTTTTCGAGAGGAAGAATATAGAGGCAATTAATTGGTCTCCAACGATG ATAAGTCTCTTCATTGGATTTGCAGTAGCATCTTTAGTGTTCAGCACCATTACCCCTTGTGTTCTTAAG GTAAATTGGCTCTACTATCTAGCATATGCAGTGGTACCCATAGGATTGATCATTTACTCCATGAA TGAGAGTTCAGATGATGAGAAAGCTCCAAGTACAATGGAAACTGAAACTCAGTACGAACAACTTTCGTGA
- the LOC102707123 gene encoding solute carrier family 35 member F1-like isoform X3, whose product MEIKSKPWNMLFLVFLGQLVSFSMAVCSFVTSEISSLGADARLTQSFFSYLLLALVYGAILLHRQQKLLIPWYWYLALVFIDVQGNCLAIKAYHYSYITSVNLLNCCTIPWVMILTRFALGTRYSFWQFVGAGTCMAGLALVLLSDSNYSDMQDASKRPLWGDALIIAATFCFAFSNVGEEYCVKNKDKIEFVAMLGILGMLVTGIQLSLFERKNIEAINWSPTMVNWLYYLAYAVVPIGLIIYSMNESSDDEKAPSTMETETQYEQLS is encoded by the exons ATGGAGATCAAGAGCAAGCCATGGAACATGTTGTTCCTAGTCTTCCTCGGGCAGCTAGTCTCCTTTTCCATGGCAGTATGCAGCTTTGTCACATCTGAGATTTCTAGCCTCG GAGCCGATGCACGACTTACACAGTCATTCTTTTCGTACCTGCTGCTGGCTCTAGTTTATGGAGCAATTCTCCTGCATCGACAACAAAAGTTACTA ATACCATGGTATTGGTACCTCGCCCTGGTCTTCATCGATGTCCAGGGAAATTGTCTAG CGATCAAGGCATACCACTACTCATACATAACCAGCGTAAACTTGTTGAACTGTTGCACCATCCCATGGGTCATGATCCTCACCAGGTTTGCACTAGGGACGAGATATTCTTTCTGGCAATTTGTAGGAGCAGGGACTTGCATGGCTGGACTTGCCCTGGTACTCCTCTCAGACTCAAATTATTCAGATATGCAGG ATGCAAGTAAAAGACCACTTTGGGGGGATGCCCTTATCATTGCTGCAACATTTTGTTTTGCGTTTAGCAACGTCGGGGAG GAATACTGTGTCAAGAATAAAGACAAAATTGAATTTGTTGCAATGCTTGGAATACTCGGGATGCTTGTCACTGGAATTCAGCT ATCTCTTTTCGAGAGGAAGAATATAGAGGCAATTAATTGGTCTCCAACGATG GTAAATTGGCTCTACTATCTAGCATATGCAGTGGTACCCATAGGATTGATCATTTACTCCATGAA TGAGAGTTCAGATGATGAGAAAGCTCCAAGTACAATGGAAACTGAAACTCAGTACGAACAACTTTCGTGA
- the LOC102707123 gene encoding solute carrier family 35 member F1-like isoform X1, whose amino-acid sequence MEIKSKPWNMLFLVFLGQLVSFSMAVCSFVTSEISSLGADARLTQSFFSYLLLALVYGAILLHRQQKLLIPWYWYLALVFIDVQGNCLAIKAYHYSYITSVNLLNCCTIPWVMILTRFALGTRYSFWQFVGAGTCMAGLALVLLSDSNYSDMQDASKRPLWGDALIIAATFCFAFSNVGEEYCVKNKDKIEFVAMLGILGMLVTGIQLSLFERKNIEAINWSPTMISLFIGFAVASLVFSTITPCVLKMSGATMFNLSLLTTDVWAVIIRVFLYHQQVNWLYYLAYAVVPIGLIIYSMNESSDDEKAPSTMETETQYEQLS is encoded by the exons ATGGAGATCAAGAGCAAGCCATGGAACATGTTGTTCCTAGTCTTCCTCGGGCAGCTAGTCTCCTTTTCCATGGCAGTATGCAGCTTTGTCACATCTGAGATTTCTAGCCTCG GAGCCGATGCACGACTTACACAGTCATTCTTTTCGTACCTGCTGCTGGCTCTAGTTTATGGAGCAATTCTCCTGCATCGACAACAAAAGTTACTA ATACCATGGTATTGGTACCTCGCCCTGGTCTTCATCGATGTCCAGGGAAATTGTCTAG CGATCAAGGCATACCACTACTCATACATAACCAGCGTAAACTTGTTGAACTGTTGCACCATCCCATGGGTCATGATCCTCACCAGGTTTGCACTAGGGACGAGATATTCTTTCTGGCAATTTGTAGGAGCAGGGACTTGCATGGCTGGACTTGCCCTGGTACTCCTCTCAGACTCAAATTATTCAGATATGCAGG ATGCAAGTAAAAGACCACTTTGGGGGGATGCCCTTATCATTGCTGCAACATTTTGTTTTGCGTTTAGCAACGTCGGGGAG GAATACTGTGTCAAGAATAAAGACAAAATTGAATTTGTTGCAATGCTTGGAATACTCGGGATGCTTGTCACTGGAATTCAGCT ATCTCTTTTCGAGAGGAAGAATATAGAGGCAATTAATTGGTCTCCAACGATG ATAAGTCTCTTCATTGGATTTGCAGTAGCATCTTTAGTGTTCAGCACCATTACCCCTTGTGTTCTTAAG ATGAGTGGAGCAACTATGTTTAACCTCTCACTTTTAACAACTGATGTTTGGGCAGTTATCATTCGAGTTTTCCTCTATCATCAGCAG GTAAATTGGCTCTACTATCTAGCATATGCAGTGGTACCCATAGGATTGATCATTTACTCCATGAA TGAGAGTTCAGATGATGAGAAAGCTCCAAGTACAATGGAAACTGAAACTCAGTACGAACAACTTTCGTGA